The following coding sequences are from one Triticum aestivum cultivar Chinese Spring chromosome 5A, IWGSC CS RefSeq v2.1, whole genome shotgun sequence window:
- the LOC123108509 gene encoding germin-like protein 8-5: MASSSSFLLIAALLALVSWQATASDPSPLQDFCVADMNSPVRVNGFVCKNPLEVNADDFFKAANLDKPRVPNKVGSNVTLINVMQIAGLNTLGISIARIDYGPLGQNPPHTHPRATEILTVLEGTLYVGFVTSNQPAPNRNKFLSKVLNKGDVFVFPVGLIHFQFNPSPHQPAVAIAALSSQNPGAITIANAVFGSDPPISDDVLAKAFQVEKNTIDYLQAQFWENNHY, translated from the exons ATGGCAtcctcctcttccttccttctcattGCTGCACTTCTTGCGTTGGTCTCATGGCAGGCCACTGCTTCTGATCCTAGCCCACTCCAGGACTTTTGTGTCGCCGACATGAATTCACCAG TCCGTGTCAATGGGTTTGTTTGCAAGAACCCGTTGGAGGTCAATGCAGATGACTTCTTCAAGGCGGCCAACCTCGACAAGCCTAGGGTGCCCAACAAGGTTGGATCCAACGTCACTTTGATCAACGTCATGCAGATTGCTGGACTCAACACCCTCGGCATCTCAATTGCACGCATCGACTATGGTCCCTTGGGTCAAAACCCACCACACACGCACCCTCGCGCCACTGAGATCCTCACGGTGCTCGAGGGGACACTGTATGTTGGATTTGTCACATCCAACCAGCCCGCCCCCAACAGAAACAAGTTCCTCTCCAAGGTGCTCAACAAAGGTGATGTGTTTGTCTTCCCCGTGGGGCTCATCCACTTCCAATTCAACCCCAGCCCCCACCAGCCCGCTGTTGCAATTGCCGCGCTAAGCAGCCAGAACCCAGGGGCTATCACAATTGCCAATGCAGTGTTTGGGTCAGACCCACCAATATCAGATGATGTTCTTGCCAAGGCATTTCAGGTGGAAAAGAATACAATTGACTATCTCCAGGCTCAGTTCTGGGAGAACAACCACTACTAA